In Novosphingobium sp. 9U, a single window of DNA contains:
- a CDS encoding J domain-containing protein yields MKSGSDPYAVLMIRRGASKQEIRAAFKILIRKWHPDIIASPEAHNRSAAIIQAYRILSQADRRIGHDRRREGTLTTPIYTAHERRVGERRQRWPRRLQTAQRLATLVWGAVAALTVASALAAEFPIEQMDEVKLGALSSEITKPRQKVVSNGEANYAYNHQLLLRTKVAAN; encoded by the coding sequence ATGAAGAGCGGCTCTGATCCTTACGCAGTCTTAATGATCCGCCGCGGCGCATCGAAACAGGAAATCCGCGCTGCCTTCAAAATCCTTATCCGTAAATGGCACCCCGATATCATAGCTTCTCCGGAAGCTCACAATCGTTCGGCGGCCATTATACAAGCCTATCGCATCTTGTCCCAGGCAGACCGTCGGATAGGCCACGATCGGCGGAGGGAGGGGACATTGACCACCCCGATTTATACTGCGCATGAGCGCCGGGTCGGCGAGCGCCGCCAGAGATGGCCGAGGCGACTTCAAACAGCACAGCGGCTTGCGACCCTAGTCTGGGGAGCGGTTGCGGCTCTCACGGTCGCCTCCGCCCTGGCAGCCGAATTTCCGATCGAACAAATGGATGAGGTAAAATTGGGCGCTCTTTCGTCCGAAATAACCAAGCCGCGCCAGAAGGTCGTTTCTAATGGTGAAGCGAATTACGCCTATAACCATCAGCTTCTTTTACGCACTAAGGTCGCGGCAAATTAG
- a CDS encoding TolC family outer membrane protein yields the protein MAAMRTFGTAPIACAAMLTSVAWPVLAAAPAEQVRTANQVAAETVAATETLGQAIADAYRNNPQLEAQRAQLRAIDERVIQAASPYRLNAGITGTFAYEEQRQRDIFDEFQRAENRRMGVTISASQILLNGGRTAAAVTEAEANVLSARERLRELENFILLEVVNAYASIRRDTALVAIQQRSVNSYSRQVEQAQARERGGDLTRTDIAQASAQLEIVRTQLIQVQADLQASRARFAAVVGRNPGPLAPEPALPGVPGTLDLAYDVASSESPTLWQAIFNERVAKAQIRAERAERNPVLSVSGSYGYISPRSYATRDLAGAASGVATLTMPILAQGIIGSRVRAAIAGQQQAEFLVETTRRAVNQQVLTSWNQAIASQDQVLAGERGVIAAEAALTGVRRGFAEGFRSNFEVLDSEQRLLNAQVILANAAYARYVNQANLLAYIGRLQASLVLQDAPRYDPAVNLRKQRARQFGPFQTVLQPIDKLSAAMVSDRGREAQVLPEATDASVKPATGSTTDSSLGTMLPLDPTGRPPLPDAKALPLGH from the coding sequence ATGGCGGCAATGCGCACCTTTGGAACGGCACCGATAGCCTGCGCGGCTATGCTGACTAGCGTAGCCTGGCCCGTGTTAGCGGCTGCTCCTGCAGAGCAGGTCCGCACGGCTAATCAGGTGGCGGCAGAAACGGTGGCGGCAACAGAGACGCTTGGCCAAGCGATTGCCGACGCATATAGAAACAACCCACAACTCGAGGCACAACGTGCTCAATTACGCGCGATCGACGAGCGCGTGATCCAAGCGGCGTCGCCTTATCGCCTGAACGCGGGTATCACAGGCACCTTCGCGTATGAAGAACAGCGTCAACGAGACATCTTTGATGAGTTTCAACGCGCGGAGAACCGCCGCATGGGCGTTACAATCAGCGCGTCACAGATCTTACTCAATGGTGGGCGAACCGCTGCGGCTGTCACAGAGGCAGAAGCGAACGTGCTTTCTGCGCGAGAACGTCTGCGAGAGCTGGAAAACTTTATCCTGCTCGAGGTGGTAAATGCTTATGCCTCCATTCGCCGTGATACTGCCTTGGTTGCCATCCAGCAGCGATCGGTCAACTCCTATTCACGTCAGGTTGAGCAAGCTCAGGCGCGGGAGCGCGGGGGGGACCTAACCCGCACCGACATCGCTCAAGCATCTGCGCAGCTCGAAATCGTACGCACACAACTTATCCAAGTGCAGGCCGACCTTCAGGCGAGCCGAGCGCGCTTTGCCGCGGTCGTGGGCCGCAATCCTGGTCCACTCGCGCCTGAACCGGCCCTACCTGGCGTCCCTGGTACGCTTGACCTTGCTTACGATGTCGCCTCCAGTGAGAGTCCGACCCTGTGGCAAGCAATCTTCAATGAGAGAGTGGCTAAAGCCCAAATTCGGGCGGAGCGGGCAGAGCGCAACCCGGTGCTTTCTGTATCTGGAAGCTATGGCTACATCAGCCCACGCAGCTACGCGACACGGGATCTGGCGGGCGCCGCCAGCGGTGTAGCAACTCTGACAATGCCAATATTGGCACAAGGTATCATTGGATCTCGCGTTCGCGCGGCCATCGCGGGTCAGCAACAAGCCGAGTTCCTTGTGGAAACAACGCGTCGCGCGGTGAATCAGCAAGTCTTGACGTCTTGGAACCAGGCCATAGCTTCCCAAGATCAGGTGCTCGCCGGAGAGCGGGGTGTCATCGCTGCCGAAGCTGCTCTCACGGGTGTGCGGCGCGGCTTTGCCGAAGGTTTCCGCTCCAACTTTGAAGTGCTCGACTCGGAGCAACGGCTGCTCAACGCGCAAGTCATTCTTGCTAACGCGGCTTATGCTCGCTATGTGAATCAGGCGAACTTGCTCGCCTATATTGGCCGGCTCCAAGCGTCGTTAGTCCTTCAGGACGCCCCTCGATATGACCCCGCTGTGAACCTGCGTAAGCAGCGGGCGAGACAATTCGGTCCGTTTCAAACCGTGCTTCAGCCGATTGATAAGCTGTCGGCCGCGATGGTCTCGGATCGTGGCCGTGAAGCTCAGGTGTTACCCGAGGCAACCGACGCCAGCGTAAAACCTGCTACTGGCTCAACAACGGATAGCTCATTGGGCACCATGCTACCGCTTGATCCTACCGGCCGCCCGCCTCTACCCGATGCAAAGGCGCTACCGCTCGGTCATTGA
- a CDS encoding endonuclease/exonuclease/phosphatase family protein translates to MFALTIGALVLSRARGAGAVTASIALGLCTLTVLAQPRSAANPREGIRLRVVTHNVWTDNVDASGTAAVLERSGADILFLQETEGQFASVLPVLARTFPYSSGCKHRCALIILSRFPIESTKLRRTDRPWRRIDPGMMLDARIRLPGSVGIIPVVTVHLARGQARGADLRQRAELAQALKRADGNASILAGDFNLVPWSARMRMLDAALAPLARATAAFSWPARFEKRDVPFPLVPIDHVYAGSGWALESVRRLERTGSDHYPIAVDLIWQGQNAMVTSAR, encoded by the coding sequence GTGTTTGCACTGACGATCGGGGCACTAGTGCTGTCCCGCGCACGCGGAGCCGGAGCGGTCACTGCTTCGATAGCGCTGGGGCTGTGCACTCTCACCGTCCTCGCCCAGCCCAGATCGGCAGCTAACCCACGTGAAGGTATTCGGCTGCGGGTGGTTACGCACAATGTTTGGACTGACAACGTCGATGCATCCGGCACCGCCGCAGTTCTAGAGCGATCCGGTGCCGATATACTTTTTCTACAAGAAACCGAAGGCCAGTTCGCTTCTGTACTTCCCGTGCTCGCGCGCACGTTTCCTTACTCCAGCGGTTGTAAGCATCGTTGCGCATTGATTATATTGTCTCGCTTCCCCATCGAAAGTACCAAGCTGCGACGAACCGACAGACCTTGGAGGCGGATCGATCCCGGAATGATGTTGGATGCCCGCATCCGTTTGCCTGGTAGCGTCGGCATTATTCCCGTGGTCACAGTTCACCTAGCGCGCGGACAGGCGCGCGGTGCCGACCTGCGTCAACGTGCCGAACTAGCCCAAGCACTAAAGCGAGCGGATGGGAATGCATCGATATTAGCCGGTGACTTCAACTTGGTTCCTTGGTCGGCACGAATGCGCATGCTTGATGCGGCGCTGGCACCGCTAGCGCGTGCAACCGCGGCCTTCTCATGGCCAGCTCGCTTCGAAAAACGTGACGTTCCCTTCCCTCTTGTTCCGATCGACCATGTCTACGCCGGGTCAGGATGGGCGCTGGAGTCCGTACGCCGGTTGGAGCGGACTGGCTCGGATCATTATCCGATTGCTGTTGATCTGATTTGGCAGGGTCAAAATGCTATGGTAACGAGCGCCCGTTAG
- a CDS encoding HlyD family type I secretion periplasmic adaptor subunit, which translates to MSGEIVQRSQEIIPAPLTIGERLKLDDSPKTTIWVGVAVAVLFFVVLLGWAAIARLDAAAGGEGQVAVSGNRQTVQHRDGGIIQQLDVREGQHVQAGQILIRLQGAEVAATERALAGSVIDLQAQRARLEADIRGTPIAWPASFAAATGDDRALVERAKQLQIAQRAARSSSLAANRAVLRQQEAEVANETTGYSAQALASREQRASLQQQLESTRKLADEGYVSRNSVRAIERSIQQLEGSNVEYASRAAASREQVGQARQQSIVTSRKYVEDSATLLRDTQFQLNEVMPKWLAAKDQLERTLIRAPLAGRIVGLRVFSRGGVIQAGQPILDIVPDAAPLVVKANFSPGDIDGVYEGRQAEVKFLSLHERDLPILLGTVRNVSADALLDEKSGRSYFTAEIIVSESQIAMLKKIRGADTGIRPGVPVQVLVKLRPRTALQYMLDPLTEAFSRSLHEQ; encoded by the coding sequence GTGAGCGGCGAGATTGTGCAACGTTCACAAGAGATCATACCGGCACCGCTAACCATCGGCGAACGGTTGAAGCTCGATGACTCTCCCAAAACAACAATTTGGGTCGGCGTTGCAGTTGCAGTGCTGTTCTTCGTAGTTTTGCTGGGCTGGGCCGCGATCGCGCGGCTTGATGCCGCTGCTGGCGGTGAGGGTCAGGTTGCGGTGTCAGGAAACCGACAGACTGTCCAACACCGCGATGGTGGCATCATCCAACAGCTTGATGTGCGTGAGGGACAGCATGTTCAGGCTGGTCAGATCTTAATTCGCCTTCAGGGCGCAGAGGTCGCCGCAACCGAGCGAGCTTTGGCGGGCAGCGTGATCGACCTTCAAGCACAGCGAGCCCGACTGGAAGCCGATATTCGCGGCACCCCTATTGCTTGGCCGGCTTCTTTTGCAGCGGCAACGGGTGATGACAGGGCGCTGGTTGAGCGTGCAAAGCAGCTTCAGATCGCGCAACGAGCCGCGCGCTCAAGCTCGCTTGCGGCCAACCGCGCAGTGCTACGCCAGCAGGAGGCTGAGGTGGCGAACGAAACCACAGGCTATTCTGCGCAGGCGCTGGCCTCCCGGGAGCAGCGGGCTTCGCTGCAGCAACAACTCGAAAGCACACGCAAGCTGGCGGATGAAGGCTATGTATCGCGTAACTCAGTTCGAGCAATCGAGCGGTCAATCCAGCAGCTCGAGGGCAGCAATGTTGAATATGCCTCACGCGCGGCAGCTAGTCGTGAGCAAGTGGGCCAAGCCCGACAGCAATCGATTGTAACGAGCCGGAAGTATGTGGAAGATAGTGCCACATTGCTTCGCGATACGCAGTTTCAGCTCAACGAAGTAATGCCAAAGTGGCTGGCGGCCAAGGACCAGCTGGAGCGCACGTTGATTCGTGCTCCGCTAGCAGGTCGTATAGTCGGCCTGCGGGTCTTTTCGAGAGGCGGCGTAATCCAGGCAGGGCAGCCGATTTTAGATATTGTTCCTGACGCCGCGCCTCTGGTGGTAAAGGCGAACTTCTCGCCTGGCGATATCGACGGCGTCTATGAGGGACGCCAAGCGGAGGTAAAATTCCTCTCGCTGCATGAGCGCGACCTACCGATCCTGCTCGGGACCGTGCGCAACGTATCGGCTGATGCATTGCTGGATGAGAAGTCGGGGCGCAGCTATTTCACCGCTGAAATTATCGTTTCAGAGTCGCAAATTGCGATGCTCAAAAAAATTCGTGGCGCCGACACTGGCATTCGTCCAGGTGTCCCCGTACAGGTTCTAGTTAAACTGCGGCCCCGCACGGCTCTCCAGTACATGCTCGACCCGCTGACAGAAGCCTTCTCGAGATCGCTGCACGAGCAATAA
- a CDS encoding type I secretion system permease/ATPase, producing the protein MARKCGTVGNILGNAFGRQTAFTTADQFQPTNPLRAALQASRRHFIFAGAFSGLINILYLVPSIFMLQVYDRVVPTRGTTTLVVLSVILAVSLIVFAILDAVRMRLLLRASVRLEKMAAANILHRILGANGATPFQRAQAMRDFDTLRGTLTGPAIVALFDAPWAPIYIIISYLLHPLIGLLALLSSLLLIGLAVWSDVATKKQLDQTGKHSSASYRSQDYSIGASEVARALGMRNALVTRHLVERADLVRQQGQIASTSGGFLAVTKFLRMLLQSMALALGAYLAINQEISAGAIFAASLILGRALQPVEQILNAMKNVMGAQNAYKGLDTFCRLPDVTVAPTALPEPKGKLEAENIVVRAPGSDRVLLHNLSFTINPGEIVALVGPSGAGKSTLLRVLAGALEPDEGEVRIDGARLDDWDREELGRHLGYMPQTPTLFPTTVHGNISRFRAFTDNPSTELDREVVAAAQLAGAHELILRFSQGYDTQLTVREGGGLSSGQRQVVALARALFGQPNILFLDEPNAHLDISGEARLLQTLTELRARGATVIVSTHRTGLLQAVDKIMVLRDGAIQVFDERSKVVRFETAEPSRGEKVPSQQHPGELGNDRPKSEETSA; encoded by the coding sequence TTGGCGCGGAAATGCGGTACGGTAGGTAACATCTTGGGGAACGCTTTCGGACGCCAGACGGCATTCACCACGGCGGACCAGTTCCAGCCTACAAATCCGCTGCGCGCTGCCCTTCAGGCCTCACGGCGCCATTTCATCTTTGCCGGTGCGTTTTCCGGTCTGATCAATATCCTCTATCTTGTGCCCTCGATCTTCATGCTCCAGGTTTATGACCGGGTAGTTCCGACGCGAGGCACAACGACGCTGGTTGTTCTTTCCGTCATCTTAGCAGTGTCGCTGATCGTTTTTGCTATACTGGACGCTGTACGCATGCGCCTGCTGCTCAGGGCAAGCGTACGATTGGAGAAGATGGCGGCAGCCAATATTCTCCACCGTATCTTGGGTGCTAACGGTGCTACGCCTTTCCAGCGTGCACAGGCAATGCGCGACTTCGACACTTTGCGCGGCACGCTCACCGGACCGGCTATCGTTGCGTTGTTTGATGCGCCTTGGGCACCAATCTACATCATTATCTCGTATTTGCTGCATCCGCTCATTGGGCTGCTGGCACTATTAAGCTCGCTGCTGCTGATCGGACTGGCGGTTTGGAGCGACGTAGCGACCAAGAAGCAGCTTGATCAGACCGGCAAGCATTCCTCTGCCTCTTACCGTAGTCAGGACTATTCCATTGGCGCATCCGAAGTCGCTCGTGCGCTGGGGATGCGGAATGCCTTGGTGACCCGCCACCTAGTGGAGCGTGCAGATCTTGTTCGCCAGCAAGGTCAAATTGCTTCCACCTCGGGCGGTTTTCTAGCGGTCACCAAGTTTTTAAGAATGCTGCTTCAGTCGATGGCTCTGGCGTTGGGGGCATACTTAGCGATCAATCAAGAGATTTCCGCCGGAGCGATCTTTGCCGCCTCATTGATCTTGGGCCGTGCTCTGCAGCCGGTCGAGCAAATTCTAAACGCGATGAAGAACGTGATGGGCGCACAGAATGCTTACAAGGGCTTGGACACATTCTGTCGCTTGCCCGACGTCACCGTCGCGCCCACCGCGCTGCCTGAGCCCAAAGGCAAGCTTGAAGCGGAGAACATAGTGGTACGGGCACCAGGTAGTGACCGGGTACTGCTTCATAATCTGAGTTTCACGATCAACCCAGGCGAGATTGTCGCGCTGGTCGGGCCTAGCGGTGCCGGCAAGTCGACTCTGCTCCGAGTCTTAGCCGGCGCGCTCGAGCCAGATGAAGGTGAAGTGCGGATCGACGGGGCACGCCTAGATGATTGGGATCGCGAAGAATTGGGCCGGCACCTCGGCTACATGCCACAAACTCCAACGCTGTTCCCTACGACCGTTCACGGGAATATCTCGCGCTTTCGGGCCTTCACGGACAATCCCAGCACCGAACTAGACCGCGAGGTGGTGGCCGCGGCACAGCTAGCGGGTGCGCACGAACTGATCCTGCGCTTTTCTCAAGGCTATGATACACAACTGACAGTTCGTGAGGGAGGCGGGTTATCATCGGGGCAGCGCCAAGTGGTTGCGCTGGCAAGGGCGCTGTTCGGCCAGCCTAATATCCTTTTCCTTGATGAACCTAATGCCCACCTGGACATAAGCGGGGAAGCGCGTTTGCTCCAGACGCTGACCGAACTGCGTGCGCGCGGAGCGACGGTGATTGTATCTACTCATCGCACCGGACTGCTGCAGGCAGTGGACAAGATCATGGTGTTGCGCGACGGCGCGATCCAAGTCTTCGACGAGCGATCCAAGGTAGTCCGTTTCGAGACAGCCGAACCGTCGCGCGGGGAAAAGGTACCTAGTCAGCAACATCCAGGCGAGCTTGGTAACGATCGCCCAAAGTCTGAGGAAACAAGCGCGTGA
- a CDS encoding UDP-N-acetylglucosamine 1-carboxyvinyltransferase, producing the protein MSKNTGADREQLEARYLEIEASRLVGEVRISGAKNSVLRLLAASLLTPETVTLHNYPAELLDAVVHVGMLEALGKRCTVSNGTLTIAEDKTPPSDLEWNGRSIRNTLLILGALVARTGAGSVPMPGGCNLGDRKTDLHELVLTRLGAKVWYEGERLFAEAPNGLTGTDIVLPMRSTGATENALIAASLARGTTRLWNPHIRPEILDLARFLEAMGAKVSVFGQESIEITGIEQLDGIVHRVMPDNMEAMTWLIGSVITGGDVEIHDFPAQDLEVPLIFLRESGAKVFLSGSTAIVRSGRPYPIEISTGPYPGINSDMQPLFAAMGACARGESRIVDLRFAGRYDYLQEFARMGVNSEVRGDTAYIHGGGQQGGTIRGAEVRALDLRAGAALSLLGMVADGCTRIADAWQIERGYNQFLAKARGLGAEMRYGR; encoded by the coding sequence ATGAGCAAGAACACCGGGGCGGACCGTGAGCAACTTGAAGCCCGGTACTTAGAAATCGAAGCGTCCAGGCTAGTGGGCGAGGTCCGTATCAGCGGCGCTAAAAACAGCGTTTTGCGACTGCTCGCCGCTTCCTTGCTCACCCCTGAAACGGTCACTCTTCACAACTACCCTGCCGAGCTGCTGGACGCAGTTGTTCATGTCGGAATGCTGGAGGCGCTAGGGAAGCGCTGCACTGTTTCAAACGGCACACTGACCATTGCGGAGGACAAGACACCACCGAGCGATCTTGAGTGGAACGGTCGTTCTATTCGTAACACTCTGTTGATTTTAGGTGCGCTCGTAGCGCGGACCGGGGCTGGCAGCGTTCCCATGCCGGGTGGCTGCAATCTTGGCGACCGCAAGACCGATCTGCATGAATTGGTTCTGACGAGGCTCGGCGCAAAAGTATGGTACGAGGGCGAGCGGTTGTTCGCAGAAGCGCCAAACGGCTTAACAGGAACCGATATCGTGCTGCCGATGCGTTCTACCGGTGCGACCGAAAACGCGCTGATCGCCGCCAGCCTTGCGCGTGGAACAACCCGTTTGTGGAACCCACACATTCGCCCGGAGATCCTCGACCTTGCCCGTTTCCTTGAAGCGATGGGTGCGAAGGTGAGCGTCTTTGGGCAAGAATCGATTGAAATCACCGGAATTGAACAGCTTGACGGTATCGTCCACCGCGTGATGCCGGACAACATGGAGGCGATGACATGGCTGATCGGCTCGGTTATAACTGGCGGTGATGTTGAAATCCATGATTTCCCTGCTCAAGACCTAGAAGTGCCTCTGATCTTCCTGCGCGAAAGCGGTGCCAAGGTGTTCCTGTCGGGCAGTACCGCAATTGTTCGTTCAGGGCGACCTTATCCCATCGAGATTTCTACCGGCCCCTACCCCGGCATCAATTCGGACATGCAGCCGCTATTTGCAGCAATGGGCGCATGTGCCCGCGGAGAGTCACGTATTGTCGACCTGCGGTTTGCCGGTCGCTACGATTACCTACAGGAATTTGCGAGAATGGGCGTCAACAGTGAGGTTCGCGGCGACACCGCCTACATCCACGGAGGAGGGCAGCAAGGTGGAACGATCCGCGGCGCTGAGGTAAGGGCACTGGACCTGCGTGCAGGCGCAGCGCTGTCGCTGCTTGGAATGGTCGCCGACGGTTGCACGCGCATTGCTGATGCGTGGCAGATCGAACGTGGTTATAATCAGTTTCTCGCTAAGGCACGAGGCCTTGGCGCGGAAATGCGGTACGGTAGGTAA